One genomic segment of Trichococcus shcherbakoviae includes these proteins:
- a CDS encoding Rrf2 family transcriptional regulator has translation MMKMKSGVEQAICILIMLATQIDQRPIKSAILSKRLSVSDSYLKKVMRSLVVSGLVDSEAGKDGGFKLNLTPEEITMLHIYEAIEGTHSFVRPSNLAEKVFLRAEKIKYKKKEVLEVFFDAEQQFKARLQKYTLDSLLVEGSDRVENVDWESIVLSTEI, from the coding sequence ATGATGAAAATGAAAAGCGGCGTGGAACAAGCCATCTGCATCCTGATCATGCTGGCGACCCAAATCGATCAGCGCCCGATCAAGAGCGCCATCCTGAGCAAGCGTTTGTCCGTCTCCGATTCCTATCTGAAGAAGGTGATGCGCTCCCTAGTCGTTTCAGGACTGGTCGATTCCGAAGCCGGCAAGGACGGCGGATTCAAATTAAACCTGACTCCAGAAGAAATAACGATGCTGCATATCTATGAAGCGATCGAAGGAACGCACAGCTTTGTCCGGCCATCCAATCTGGCCGAAAAAGTTTTTTTACGCGCGGAAAAAATCAAGTACAAAAAAAAGGAAGTACTCGAGGTTTTCTTTGATGCAGAGCAGCAATTCAAAGCCCGCTTACAGAAATACACACTCGATTCGCTCTTGGTCGAAGGCTCAGACAGGGTCGAAAACGTAGATTGGGAATCCATCGTCCTGTCTACAGAAATTTAA
- a CDS encoding Hsp20/alpha crystallin family protein: protein MSNELRKSNSFFDLLSDTGSMFQNRFFQEIKLDVHETEDNYQVTADLPGYAKEDITVDYDNDILSISAVRKSEKVEKDDKGQIIRQERSSGSVHREIYLKGINDEDITATLTEGVLNLVLPKKEPTPPTKRKIEIF, encoded by the coding sequence ATGTCAAATGAGTTACGCAAAAGCAACAGTTTCTTCGACCTGCTGTCGGACACCGGATCGATGTTCCAAAATCGTTTTTTCCAGGAAATAAAATTGGACGTACATGAAACCGAGGACAACTATCAAGTGACAGCCGATCTGCCGGGCTACGCCAAAGAGGATATCACTGTGGATTATGACAACGACATTCTCTCCATTTCAGCCGTCCGCAAATCGGAAAAAGTCGAAAAAGACGATAAAGGGCAAATCATCCGCCAAGAACGTTCTTCGGGTTCCGTACACAGGGAAATTTATTTGAAAGGCATCAACGACGAAGATATTACAGCTACTTTGACGGAGGGCGTCTTGAACTTGGTGCTTCCTAAAAAAGAGCCTACTCCTCCAACTAAACGCAAAATTGAAATATTCTGA
- a CDS encoding methyltransferase domain-containing protein: MKKIEAGSLYLKQHRNLFQCPICKGKFETVEGHSLVCANGHHFDVSKKGTLHLLMKGGQNEYGKEMLSSRKNLADTGFFHPLLDAVYAHIDKPETAAVLDVGCGEGSHLHYLTEKGLKGTKIGFDISKDAIQLAASNFFPDAFWCVADLAHSPFAESAFDVILNIFSPSQYQEFDRVLKPDGKVIKVVPNAQYLIELREQLYALDTTKREYDNQQVVDRFYDIYPDAVSEEVIYTVDLDAKSYGWLMEMTPLSWGASEESLANASANPLNSVTVAVTLLVASKAV, translated from the coding sequence ATGAAAAAAATTGAAGCGGGCAGTCTTTATCTGAAACAGCATCGGAATCTTTTCCAGTGTCCTATCTGCAAAGGGAAATTTGAGACGGTGGAGGGGCATAGCCTCGTCTGCGCAAATGGACATCATTTTGATGTATCAAAAAAGGGAACACTGCATCTGTTGATGAAGGGCGGCCAGAATGAATACGGCAAAGAGATGCTGTCGAGCCGGAAAAATTTGGCGGACACCGGCTTTTTCCATCCGTTGCTGGATGCCGTCTATGCCCATATCGACAAGCCGGAGACGGCGGCGGTTCTGGATGTCGGTTGCGGGGAAGGATCGCATCTGCATTATTTGACCGAAAAAGGCTTGAAGGGGACAAAAATTGGCTTTGATATTTCGAAGGATGCGATCCAGTTGGCGGCCAGCAACTTTTTCCCGGATGCCTTCTGGTGCGTGGCCGATCTGGCGCATTCACCTTTTGCAGAAAGTGCCTTTGATGTCATCTTGAACATCTTCTCACCATCGCAGTACCAGGAATTCGACCGTGTTTTGAAACCAGACGGTAAGGTCATCAAAGTTGTGCCGAATGCACAGTATTTGATCGAGTTGCGAGAGCAGTTGTATGCCTTGGATACGACAAAAAGAGAGTACGACAATCAACAAGTGGTTGACCGATTCTACGATATTTATCCGGATGCTGTCAGTGAAGAAGTCATCTATACCGTGGATCTTGATGCTAAAAGCTATGGCTGGTTGATGGAGATGACGCCACTATCATGGGGCGCATCTGAAGAATCACTAGCAAATGCATCGGCAAATCCGTTGAATTCTGTCACTGTGGCAGTCACACTTTTGGTCGCCAGCAAAGCTGTCTGA
- the queG gene encoding tRNA epoxyqueuosine(34) reductase QueG, whose amino-acid sequence MNFAALKAEIIEESKKLGIDKLGFTTAEPFEYMLESLKEQHSKGHTVGFEHPVLDERIYPDRIFEKPQSILSIALAYPSRMTEKAERTRGERRGNFSRASWGTDYHVILRDRMDRLIAFIQEKIPEARFKPMVDTGELIDTVVAQRAGLGFIGRNGLLITREFGSYVYLGEIITDIPFPADDPGVFGCGECTRCVDFCPTGAILGNGQLNPKICLSYQTQTKGYMPEEYRKKISHVIYGCDICQQVCPYNRGMDHHLHPEMEPEPESVTPVLQPMLTISNREFKEQFGHLAGSWRGKKPLQRNAVIALANYRDRTAIPELLRMVEQDPRPVLRGTAAWAIAEIVREANPELLAFFSERLIIETDEETKAEMEKAYLKILDIKEAD is encoded by the coding sequence ATGAATTTTGCCGCATTGAAGGCTGAAATAATAGAAGAAAGCAAAAAGTTGGGCATCGATAAACTGGGTTTCACGACTGCCGAACCTTTTGAATATATGTTGGAAAGTCTGAAGGAACAACATTCAAAGGGCCATACGGTCGGGTTTGAGCACCCGGTTCTGGACGAACGGATTTATCCGGACCGGATATTCGAAAAGCCGCAATCGATCCTTTCGATCGCGTTGGCTTACCCGAGCAGAATGACCGAAAAGGCGGAGCGGACGCGCGGCGAACGTCGTGGTAATTTTTCGCGCGCTTCCTGGGGGACCGATTACCATGTCATCCTCCGCGATAGGATGGACCGCTTGATTGCCTTCATCCAGGAAAAAATTCCGGAAGCCCGCTTCAAGCCGATGGTGGACACGGGAGAGCTGATTGATACCGTGGTGGCGCAGCGGGCCGGATTGGGATTCATCGGCCGCAACGGGCTGTTGATTACGCGCGAGTTCGGATCTTACGTCTATTTGGGGGAGATCATCACTGATATCCCTTTTCCTGCGGATGACCCGGGTGTCTTCGGCTGCGGGGAGTGCACGCGTTGCGTGGACTTCTGTCCGACCGGAGCGATCCTCGGAAACGGCCAATTGAACCCGAAAATCTGCCTGTCCTACCAGACGCAGACAAAAGGGTACATGCCGGAAGAGTACCGCAAAAAGATCAGCCACGTCATTTACGGATGTGATATTTGCCAGCAAGTCTGTCCATATAATCGGGGCATGGATCATCACCTGCATCCGGAAATGGAGCCGGAACCGGAAAGTGTCACGCCTGTTCTGCAGCCGATGCTGACGATCTCTAATCGGGAATTCAAGGAGCAATTCGGACATTTGGCTGGTTCGTGGCGCGGCAAAAAGCCGCTGCAACGCAACGCGGTCATTGCTTTGGCGAATTACCGCGACCGGACGGCGATTCCGGAACTGCTGCGGATGGTTGAGCAGGATCCCCGGCCGGTTCTGCGCGGGACGGCTGCTTGGGCCATCGCGGAAATTGTGCGCGAAGCCAATCCGGAATTGTTGGCTTTTTTCTCCGAACGACTTATAATCGAAACGGACGAAGAAACCAAAGCCGAAATGGAGAAGGCTTATCTGAAAATACTTGATATCAAAGAAGCAGATTAA
- the trmL gene encoding tRNA (uridine(34)/cytosine(34)/5-carboxymethylaminomethyluridine(34)-2'-O)-methyltransferase TrmL has protein sequence MTNHIVLFEPQIPANTGNIARTCAATNTTLHLIEPLGFSTDDKQLKRAGLDYWHDVNIIHHADLAAFLDYLGDRQLYLITKFADRIYSEADFTKDEDVFFIFGKETTGLPETFMQENAEKCLRIPMNDEHVRSLNLSNTACMIVYEALRQQGFPNLELTHTYENDKLKG, from the coding sequence ATGACCAACCATATCGTACTATTTGAACCGCAGATCCCTGCGAATACAGGCAATATCGCGCGCACTTGTGCTGCAACCAATACAACTTTACATCTGATCGAACCTTTGGGCTTTTCAACCGATGATAAGCAGCTGAAACGTGCCGGACTCGATTATTGGCATGATGTCAACATCATCCATCATGCAGATCTGGCGGCATTCCTCGACTATCTGGGCGACCGCCAGCTGTATCTGATCACAAAGTTCGCCGACCGCATCTACAGCGAGGCCGACTTCACGAAGGATGAGGATGTCTTCTTCATCTTCGGCAAAGAGACGACCGGATTGCCTGAAACTTTCATGCAGGAAAACGCTGAAAAATGCCTGCGCATTCCGATGAATGATGAGCATGTGCGTTCCCTGAACCTTTCGAACACAGCCTGCATGATCGTCTATGAGGCATTGCGTCAGCAAGGTTTCCCCAATCTGGAATTGACCCACACCTATGAGAACGACAAGTTGAAGGGTTGA
- a CDS encoding phosphomannomutase/phosphoglucomutase: MEKAALLALQNGSDVRGIAIPTEKHEATLTADKVTRIGYGFVDWLQKGKNISLSGEKKVKIAIGQDSRLSGGDIKKALMAGMAPYAIEIIDVGLCTTPAMFMSTQYEDYATDAAIMITASHLPFEYNGLKFFTKTGGAEHEDIEEILEYAFEMPEAFVEKEQAAVVTEMDLLSTYAADLQDKIRKGIASAENAEQPLTGRHIIVDAGNGAGGFFVDRVLQPLGADTSGSQFLDPDGTFPNHVPNPDNKAAMKSIQDAVIANKADLGIIFDTDVDRSAIVDSDGKAFNRNNLIALISAVLLTEEPGATIVTNSATSAHLETFITELGGVQDRYLTGYRNVINRGIELNEAGTNAVLAIETSGHAALKENYFLDDGAYLIAKLLIADAQLSTEGKHLGDLIATLGQPAETMEYRFTIIEEPIFEVGNAIIKDFAAFIAATEDMTLVADHLEGVRVNLGGQYGEGWFILRLSLHEPLLVWTIESDAVGKLPLIAKTVLPFFKGRPELDTGHLH, translated from the coding sequence ATGGAAAAAGCTGCATTATTGGCCTTACAGAATGGATCGGATGTTCGCGGGATTGCGATTCCGACGGAAAAACATGAAGCGACGCTTACGGCGGATAAAGTGACGCGCATCGGATATGGTTTCGTGGACTGGCTCCAAAAAGGGAAAAACATCAGCTTGAGCGGCGAAAAGAAAGTCAAAATTGCGATCGGACAGGACAGCCGCTTATCCGGTGGTGACATCAAAAAGGCACTTATGGCAGGGATGGCGCCGTATGCCATCGAGATCATCGATGTCGGTCTTTGCACTACGCCGGCGATGTTCATGTCGACGCAGTACGAAGATTACGCGACGGATGCAGCAATCATGATCACCGCAAGCCATCTTCCTTTTGAATACAATGGGCTGAAATTCTTCACCAAAACGGGCGGAGCGGAACACGAAGATATCGAAGAAATTCTGGAATACGCATTCGAAATGCCTGAAGCATTCGTTGAAAAAGAACAAGCTGCAGTTGTGACCGAGATGGACCTGCTTTCAACTTACGCAGCCGATCTCCAGGACAAAATCCGCAAAGGGATCGCTTCAGCTGAAAACGCTGAGCAGCCTTTAACGGGACGCCATATCATTGTGGATGCCGGCAACGGAGCGGGTGGATTCTTTGTGGACCGGGTGCTGCAGCCTTTGGGAGCCGACACTTCAGGCAGCCAATTCCTGGATCCGGACGGCACTTTCCCGAATCATGTCCCGAACCCGGACAATAAAGCAGCGATGAAGAGCATCCAGGATGCGGTGATCGCAAACAAGGCCGATCTTGGGATCATCTTCGACACCGATGTGGACCGTTCCGCGATTGTCGACAGCGACGGAAAAGCGTTCAACCGCAATAATCTGATTGCGTTGATTTCGGCGGTGCTGTTGACTGAAGAGCCAGGTGCCACCATCGTCACGAATTCGGCGACATCCGCCCACTTGGAGACGTTCATCACGGAACTTGGCGGGGTCCAGGACCGTTATCTGACCGGCTACCGGAATGTCATCAACCGCGGCATCGAATTGAATGAAGCGGGCACCAATGCGGTCTTGGCTATCGAAACGAGCGGACATGCGGCGCTGAAGGAAAATTATTTCCTGGATGACGGCGCCTACCTGATCGCAAAACTGCTGATTGCCGATGCGCAGCTGTCAACGGAAGGCAAGCATTTGGGCGATCTGATCGCGACGCTAGGCCAGCCTGCAGAAACGATGGAGTACCGCTTTACAATCATCGAAGAACCGATTTTTGAAGTGGGCAATGCCATCATCAAGGATTTTGCCGCTTTCATCGCTGCCACGGAGGATATGACATTGGTTGCGGACCATCTTGAAGGCGTGCGCGTGAATCTGGGCGGACAGTACGGAGAAGGCTGGTTCATCCTGCGTTTGAGCCTGCATGAGCCGTTGTTGGTATGGACGATCGAAAGCGATGCAGTCGGCAAACTTCCGTTGATCGCGAAAACGGTGCTGCCTTTCTTCAAAGGACGTCCGGAATTGGATACGGGGCATCTTCATTAA
- a CDS encoding hemolysin family protein, with protein sequence MSITTGLLLFFLILFIASFFVMSEYVLVRIRPSRLDFLVEEGNPQAKLLKNMTVKLDSYLSATQLGVTITSLALGWLGDPTFKRLFDTLFGNLPIPDAIATILSFVVSFSVLTSIQVIIGELVPKNVALSRTEKMGLRIAKPLNIWYRVMFPLIFVLNKTANGISKAIGMKTIGESDDNVSEEELRLIMSQSLKSGEINREEYQFVENVFNFDERMAREIMVPRTEIVAVDFNMSLSDIANVVQQEKYTRYPVMREDKDSIVGVINTKEVFAAFVEAVQNKDESKFTVTDFVRPVITVIETIPIKELLVKMQKEHNQVAILIDEYGGTSGLVSMEDIVEEIVGDISDDFETKDQPEFIMLGENHYRISARMLIDDVNDLFGLDIDNENVDTMGGWLLDQKYDVKEGEEVEYHGYRFKAIQKEKNSILVIDIFTTRKLKNHIDSADSGEPEETEGPEATE encoded by the coding sequence ATGTCAATTACAACCGGTTTACTATTATTTTTCCTCATTCTTTTCATTGCTTCTTTTTTCGTTATGTCCGAATATGTGCTCGTGAGGATCCGCCCTTCCCGGCTGGATTTCCTGGTTGAAGAAGGAAATCCGCAAGCAAAATTATTAAAAAATATGACCGTTAAACTCGACAGCTATCTTTCAGCGACGCAACTGGGGGTTACGATAACTTCCCTCGCTCTTGGTTGGTTAGGGGATCCCACCTTTAAACGCCTGTTCGATACGCTTTTCGGCAACCTGCCGATTCCCGATGCGATCGCGACCATCCTGTCCTTTGTTGTTTCATTCTCTGTCTTGACTTCCATCCAAGTCATCATCGGTGAACTCGTTCCCAAAAACGTCGCCTTGAGCCGCACTGAGAAAATGGGATTGCGGATCGCGAAACCGTTGAACATTTGGTACCGCGTGATGTTCCCACTGATTTTTGTGCTGAACAAAACCGCCAATGGCATTTCAAAAGCGATCGGGATGAAAACAATCGGCGAATCGGATGACAATGTATCCGAAGAAGAACTTCGCCTGATTATGAGCCAAAGCTTGAAGAGCGGCGAAATCAACCGCGAAGAATACCAATTCGTGGAAAATGTCTTTAACTTCGATGAGCGGATGGCGCGCGAAATTATGGTTCCGCGTACGGAAATCGTAGCGGTGGACTTCAACATGTCGCTCAGCGATATCGCAAATGTCGTCCAGCAAGAAAAATATACTCGCTATCCGGTCATGCGTGAGGATAAAGACTCGATTGTAGGTGTCATCAACACAAAGGAAGTCTTCGCTGCATTTGTCGAAGCTGTCCAAAACAAGGACGAAAGCAAATTCACCGTCACCGATTTCGTTCGCCCGGTCATCACGGTCATCGAAACGATTCCGATCAAGGAACTCCTGGTCAAGATGCAGAAGGAACACAATCAAGTCGCCATTTTGATTGACGAATACGGCGGCACAAGCGGCCTCGTTTCGATGGAGGACATCGTGGAGGAAATCGTCGGCGACATCAGCGATGATTTCGAGACGAAAGATCAACCTGAATTCATCATGCTTGGCGAGAATCATTACCGTATCAGTGCCCGCATGTTGATCGACGATGTCAACGACTTGTTCGGCTTGGACATCGACAACGAAAACGTGGATACGATGGGCGGCTGGCTGCTGGACCAAAAGTATGACGTCAAAGAAGGCGAAGAAGTCGAATACCACGGCTACCGTTTCAAGGCCATCCAAAAAGAGAAAAATTCGATCCTAGTCATCGATATCTTTACGACAAGGAAGCTGAAAAACCATATCGACTCTGCCGATTCAGGAGAGCCAGAAGAAACAGAAGGACCCGAAGCAACCGAATAA
- a CDS encoding PBP1A family penicillin-binding protein, protein MQNKPFKEILKAGWARFNEKRKNLWRKYRINKFIVLFLLIGTLISSTYLVFLAKTANVENLKAGLEQTTVIYDRYGNEAGELYSQKGTFVTIDQISPNIQTAVVSTEDKRFYTHTGVDPIGIGRAAVGFVLNGGNIVGGGSTLTQQLAKNAYLTLDQTLIRKAKELFLAFEIESKYTKDEILEMYLNNAYFGSGVWGVEDASQKYFGKSASEVSLSEAAVLAGILKSPSYYNPIDNYEASTDRRNTVLQLLADNAFVDQATADAAIAEDINVVDNYYADSGYNYPYYFDAVINEAINTYGLDEEDLLNRGYKIYTGLDQDYQNQMDDTYANAYLPAAEDGTSLQSASVALEPATGDVLAVVGATNYEGFRTYNRATQMTMAPGSTIKPLSVYTPALEAGYEVDAEVMDDDSLTYGDDDYSVWNYDQNSLYDTLPMYQALAESKNTSAVWLLDKLGIQKGIAKLEDFGISIGEADENLGAIALGGMSTGVSPVQLASAYTTFVNEGVRTEARFITKIVDATGAVIVDNTNPETNRVTTAAVAEEMTSMLMGVYADGGTGASAQPSNGMVIAGKTGTTELDRETGYIKSQWMVGYTPDLVVATWLGYDETNEAHNLNNAGKTMANLYSAEMGALLSISPQTEFAVAAAEETYDAGIMNGLKNGLDEFMNEMGSFGQSIGEGSQKLFDWANEAFGQ, encoded by the coding sequence ATGCAAAATAAACCATTTAAAGAAATTTTGAAAGCCGGATGGGCCCGTTTCAATGAGAAACGCAAGAACCTCTGGCGGAAATACCGGATCAACAAATTTATCGTGTTGTTCTTGTTGATCGGTACATTGATCAGCAGCACCTATCTTGTTTTCTTGGCAAAGACCGCCAACGTCGAAAATTTGAAGGCCGGTCTGGAACAGACAACGGTCATCTACGACCGCTACGGCAATGAAGCCGGGGAACTCTATTCGCAGAAAGGGACGTTCGTGACGATCGACCAGATTTCTCCGAACATCCAGACTGCGGTCGTTTCGACGGAGGACAAACGTTTTTACACGCATACGGGGGTTGACCCGATAGGAATCGGCCGTGCCGCAGTCGGCTTCGTGCTGAATGGCGGGAATATCGTCGGTGGGGGTTCGACGCTTACCCAACAATTGGCCAAAAATGCCTACCTGACATTGGATCAGACGTTGATCCGCAAAGCCAAAGAGCTGTTTTTGGCGTTCGAAATCGAAAGCAAATACACGAAAGACGAAATCCTGGAGATGTACCTGAACAACGCCTACTTCGGGTCGGGGGTGTGGGGCGTCGAGGATGCTTCGCAGAAATACTTCGGAAAATCGGCGAGTGAAGTTAGCTTGTCGGAAGCGGCTGTACTGGCCGGAATCCTGAAGTCACCGAGCTACTACAACCCGATCGATAATTATGAAGCGAGCACTGACAGAAGAAATACGGTCCTGCAACTATTGGCGGACAATGCGTTTGTCGATCAAGCCACCGCAGATGCGGCGATCGCTGAAGATATCAATGTGGTGGATAACTATTATGCAGACAGCGGCTATAACTATCCCTACTATTTCGATGCGGTCATAAACGAGGCTATCAATACCTACGGCCTGGATGAAGAGGACCTGCTGAACCGAGGCTATAAAATCTACACCGGCTTGGATCAGGATTATCAGAACCAGATGGATGACACCTATGCGAATGCCTATCTGCCGGCTGCGGAAGATGGGACTTCGCTGCAGAGTGCTTCTGTGGCCCTGGAACCGGCAACCGGGGATGTGCTCGCGGTCGTCGGCGCTACGAATTATGAAGGTTTCCGGACCTATAACCGTGCAACCCAGATGACCATGGCACCGGGTTCAACCATCAAGCCACTGTCCGTCTATACGCCGGCTCTTGAGGCCGGATACGAAGTTGATGCGGAAGTGATGGATGATGATTCCTTGACTTACGGCGATGACGATTATTCCGTTTGGAACTATGACCAAAACAGTCTGTATGACACTTTGCCAATGTATCAAGCGCTTGCCGAGAGCAAGAACACTTCTGCTGTGTGGCTTCTAGACAAGCTGGGCATCCAAAAAGGGATCGCTAAGTTGGAGGATTTCGGTATCTCCATCGGTGAAGCGGATGAAAACCTGGGTGCCATCGCGCTGGGAGGGATGAGCACCGGCGTGTCGCCAGTTCAGTTGGCAAGTGCCTATACGACTTTCGTGAATGAAGGGGTGCGCACGGAAGCGCGTTTCATCACGAAGATTGTCGATGCGACCGGAGCGGTGATTGTGGACAATACGAATCCGGAAACGAACCGCGTCACGACAGCCGCAGTCGCTGAGGAAATGACGAGCATGCTGATGGGCGTGTACGCAGATGGCGGAACCGGCGCATCGGCGCAACCATCGAACGGGATGGTGATTGCGGGCAAGACCGGAACGACGGAACTTGATAGGGAAACAGGCTACATCAAGTCGCAATGGATGGTGGGGTACACACCCGATCTTGTCGTCGCTACTTGGTTGGGGTATGACGAAACCAATGAAGCCCACAATCTGAACAACGCCGGCAAGACGATGGCGAATTTGTACAGTGCCGAGATGGGGGCGTTGTTGTCGATCAGCCCGCAAACTGAATTTGCTGTCGCTGCTGCCGAAGAAACCTATGATGCTGGCATCATGAATGGGCTGAAAAATGGTCTGGATGAGTTCATGAACGAAATGGGCTCGTTCGGACAGAGCATCGGCGAGGGTTCGCAAAAATTGTTCGATTGGGCCAATGAGGCTTTCGGACAATAA